The proteins below come from a single Microtus ochrogaster isolate Prairie Vole_2 chromosome 8, MicOch1.0, whole genome shotgun sequence genomic window:
- the Drap1 gene encoding dr1-associated corepressor isoform X2, with product MPSKKKKYNARFPPARIKKIMQTDEEIGKVAAAVPVIISRALELFLESLLKKACQVTQSRNAKTMTTSHLKQCIELEQQFDFLKDLVASVPDMQGDGEDNHMDGDKGPRRGRKPGSSGRKNGGTGSKGKDKKLSGTDSEQEDESEDTDTDGEEEAPQPPPQASHPPAHFQTPPTPFMPFTSPLPLPPAPPGPSAPDAEDEDYDS from the exons ATGCCAAGCAAGAAGAAGAAGTACAACGCGCGGTTTCCGCCG GCGCGGATCAAGAAGATCATGCAGACGGACGAAGAGATTGGGAAGGTGGCGGCAGCTGTGCCTGTCATCATCT CCCGGGCGCTCGAGCTCTTCCTGGAGTCCCTGTTGAAGAAGGCTTGCCAGGTGACCCAGTCTCGAAATGCCAAAACCATGACCACGTCCCACCT GAAACAGTGCATTGAGCTGGAGCAGCAGTTTGACTTCTTGAAAGACTTGGTGGCATCCGTGCCCGACATGCAGGGAGATGGGGAAGACAACCACATGGATGGGGACAAGGGTCCTCGAAG GGGCCGGAAACCAGGCAGCAGTGGCAGGAAGAACGGAGGCACTGGAAGCAAAGGCAAAGACAAGAAGCTGTCTGGGACAGACTCGGAACAGGAG GATGAGTCTGAGGATACAGACACTGATGGAGAAGAAGAGGCACCACAGCCTCCGCCCCAAGCCAGTCACCCCCCTGCCCACTTTCAGAC CCCTCCAACCCCCTTCATGCCCTTcacctctcctctgcctttgccCCCAGCGCCCCCTGGCCCCTCAGCACCTGATGCAGAGGATGAAGACTATGACTCCTAG
- the Drap1 gene encoding dr1-associated corepressor isoform X1: MPSKKKKYNARFPPARIKKIMQTDEEIGKVAAAVPVIISRALELFLESLLKKACQVTQSRNAKTMTTSHLKQCIELEQQFDFLKDLVASVPDMQGDGEDNHMDGDKGPRRWTVPSRRGRKPGSSGRKNGGTGSKGKDKKLSGTDSEQEDESEDTDTDGEEEAPQPPPQASHPPAHFQTPPTPFMPFTSPLPLPPAPPGPSAPDAEDEDYDS, from the exons ATGCCAAGCAAGAAGAAGAAGTACAACGCGCGGTTTCCGCCG GCGCGGATCAAGAAGATCATGCAGACGGACGAAGAGATTGGGAAGGTGGCGGCAGCTGTGCCTGTCATCATCT CCCGGGCGCTCGAGCTCTTCCTGGAGTCCCTGTTGAAGAAGGCTTGCCAGGTGACCCAGTCTCGAAATGCCAAAACCATGACCACGTCCCACCT GAAACAGTGCATTGAGCTGGAGCAGCAGTTTGACTTCTTGAAAGACTTGGTGGCATCCGTGCCCGACATGCAGGGAGATGGGGAAGACAACCACATGGATGGGGACAAGGGTCCTCGAAG ATGGACTGTACCTTCCCGAAGGGGCCGGAAACCAGGCAGCAGTGGCAGGAAGAACGGAGGCACTGGAAGCAAAGGCAAAGACAAGAAGCTGTCTGGGACAGACTCGGAACAGGAG GATGAGTCTGAGGATACAGACACTGATGGAGAAGAAGAGGCACCACAGCCTCCGCCCCAAGCCAGTCACCCCCCTGCCCACTTTCAGAC CCCTCCAACCCCCTTCATGCCCTTcacctctcctctgcctttgccCCCAGCGCCCCCTGGCCCCTCAGCACCTGATGCAGAGGATGAAGACTATGACTCCTAG
- the C8H11orf68 gene encoding UPF0696 protein C11orf68 homolog: MAAAAAAVAGAGRGGGGGADPGQERSRARSWVGAERSEGRRMEPNEELEEEDSPGGREDGFTAEHLAAEAMAADMDPWLVFDSRTTPASELDAWLAKYPPSQVTRYGDPGSPNSEPVGWIAAYGQGYTPNSGDVQGLQAAWEALQTSGRPITPGTLRQLAITHRVLSGKWLIHLAPGFKLDHAWAGIARAVVEGRLQVAKVSPRAKEGGRQVICVYTDDFTDRLGVLEADSAIRAAGVKCLLTYKPDVYTYLGIYRANRWHLCPTLYESRFQLGGNARGSRVLDRANNVELT; this comes from the exons atggcggcggcggcggcggccgtgGCAGGGGCGGGGCGCGGCGGGGGTGGCGGCGCAGACCCCGGGCAGGAACGGAGCCGGGCCCGAAGTTGGGTTGGCGCGGAACGGAGCGAAGGCCGGAG GATGGAACCAAACGAGGAGCTAGAAGAGGAGGACTCTCCAGGTGGCCGGGAAGATGGCTTCACTGCTGAGCACctggctgcagaggccatggcagcCGACATGGATCCCTGGCTGGTATTTGATTCCCGTACTACACCTGCCTCAGAGCTGGATGCCTGGCTGGCCAAGTACCCACCATCTCAAGTTACTCGCTATGGGGACCCAGGTTCACCCAACTCTGAACCTGTGGGCTGGATTGCAGCCTATGGGCAGGGTTACACCCCCAATTCAGGGGATGTCCAAGGGCTGCAGGCAGCCTGGGAGGCTCTGCAGACCAGTGGGCGGCCCATCACACCAGGTACCCTGCGCCAGCTGGCCATCACCCACCGCGTGCTCTCTGGCAAGTGGCTGATTCACCTGGCACCTGGCTTCAAGCTGGACCATGCCTGGGCTGGCATTGCCAGGGCTGTAGTTGAGGGCCGTCTTCAGGTGGCCAAGGTGAGCCCACGGGCCAAGGAGGGTGGGCGCCAGGTCATCTGTGTTTACACGGACGACTTCACGGACCGCTTGGGTGTGCTGGAGGCAGATTCTGCCATCCGTGCTGCAGGCGTTAAGTGCTTGCTCACTTACAAACCTGATGTCTACACCTACCTGGGCATCTACCGAGCCAATCGCTGGCACCTCTGCCCCACTCTCTATGAGAGCCGTTTCCAGCTTGGAGGCAATGCTCGTGGCTCTCGAGTGTTGGACCGTGCCAACAATGTAGAACTGACCTAG
- the Tsga10ip gene encoding testis-specific protein 10-interacting protein, producing the protein MPNPDQLLARTISERPKQSSESLAPGTATGLFKLLSSISPEEQASLGSGDSFQSQSCQLQRSQSAGQRTKKERKTRRRNKKGQGSAEAEDLFSSPARKPSFPFQWAWESFIIDGQALLQPSSCVAHGHRGLLLPPAGLQLKSRRKSVSSLSEDLGFCQKTEVQNLERRNQMGAWGSNTLPLGKAESQGLERSSQGSFWPPGKGSGSECEDASEVEGQDAEETEKILSPGELPQLPGRGLISEEEWISEVTEEEEHSAPHRRKGSSHNKRRNSGEKASEGELQGHSQGSSSSSNSLRKLQKEKSRAKELRGPWDLERLHRQLQEELDCGPQKQTWNALRAAVQASTRGRRTPILGDDESYLSTNFPNRTFHKRQEANRRKERQRFAEYQAELQGIQHRVQARPFLFQQAMQTNARLTVNRRFSQVLSALGVDEEQLLAEAGNVQGLSRKHRSHRSFGVEMESSSQRPPKIEPNSSPPGRLPSPTLDPEHSPCDKN; encoded by the exons ATGCCAAACCCTGACCAACTGCTGGCCAGGACCATATCGGAGAGACCAAAGCAGAGCTCAGAGTCCTTGGCTCCAGGGACGGCCACAGGGTTGTTCAAACTTCTATCAAGCATCTCTCCGGAGGAGCAG GCAAGTCTTGGAAGTGGCGATAGCTTTCAGAGTCAGAGCTGCCAGCTGCAGAGGTCTCAGAGTGCAGGGCAGAGGACAAAGAAAGAACGCAAGACCCGGAGGAGGAACAAGAAAGGACAAGGCTCAGCTGAGGCCGAGGA TCTGTTCAGTTCACCTGCTCGgaaaccttcctttcctttccagtgGGCCTGGGAGAGCTTCATCATAGATGGTCAGGCTCTGCTTCAGCCAAGCTCCTGCGTGGCCCACGGCCACCGAGGCCTGCTTTTGCCCCCAGCTGGGCTCCAGCTCAAGTCCAGgcgcaagtcagtaagcagcctcTCAGAAGACCTTGGCTTCTGCCAGAAGACAGAAGTACAAAACCTGGAGAGGAGAAATCAGATGGGGGCCTGGGGCAGCAATACCCTCCCTCTTGGCAAAGCAGAGAGCCAAGGGCTGGAGCGAAGCAGCCAGGGTAGCTTCTGGCCACCAGGAAAAGGGTCAGGGTCAGAGTGTGAGGATGCCTCGGAGGTGGAAGGCCAGGatgcagaggagacagagaagattCTGAGCCCTGGGGAACTGCCCCAGCTCCCGGGGCGGGGCTTGATCtcggaggaggagtggatctcagaggtgacagaggaggaggaacacAGCGCCCCCCACAGGAGGAAAGGCAGCTCTCATAATAAGAGGAGGAATTCTGGAGAAAAGGCTTCGGAAGGGGAGCTGCAGGGCCACAGCCAGGGAAGCAGCTCCAGCTCCAACAGCCTCCGaaagctgcagaaggagaaatcAAGGGCCAAGGAGCTGAGGGGGCCCTGGGACCTAGAGCGGCTACACCGGCAGTTACAGGAGGAATTGGATTGTG GTCCTCAAAAGCAGACCTGGAACGCATTGCGGGCAGCTGTCCAGGCCTCTACCAGGGGTAGGAGGACCCCTATCTTGGGAGATGATGAAAGTTACTTATCTACCAACTTCCCCAATCGCACCTTCCATAAACGGCAGGAGGCCAACAG GCGCAAGGAGCGACAGCGTTTTGCTGAGTACCAGGCAGAGCTGCAGGGCATCCAGCACAGGGTGCAGGCCCGGCCCTTCCTGTTCCAGCAGGCCATGCAG ACCAACGCCAGACTCACAGTGAATCGGCGATTCTCCCAGGTGCTGTCAGCATTGGGAGTAGACGAGGAACAGctgctggcagaggcaggcaacgTGCAGGGCCTCTCTCGGAAACACAG GAGCCACCGGTCATTTGGAGTAGAAATGGAGTCCTCTTCTCAGAGACCCCCAAAGATAGAACCCAACAGCAGCCCACCTGGAAGGCTTCCCTCCCCGACCCTGGACCCAGAACACAGTCCCTGCgataaaaattaa